A DNA window from Gillisia sp. Hel1_33_143 contains the following coding sequences:
- a CDS encoding uracil-DNA glycosylase family protein, whose translation MFHHQHPYGTFIPKGAKKLIVGTLPPPRFTTGELKEGDVDFCYGSRDGLLWPILNKLFDLDLKFENTAEAVLQRKEFLNREKIGICDVVESSRRDKIDASDLGMQYPELRDMISILRENKNVETLLFTGGNSKNGPEYFFRRHLKDSYPDIKLKIISKEVPRIHQFLLDGRLINTVSLTAPSGSANRAVGGMDLYKKMKKQNPEFNTIDFRVLQYKGYF comes from the coding sequence ATGTTTCATCATCAACATCCTTACGGAACATTTATTCCGAAGGGAGCCAAAAAATTAATAGTTGGAACCTTACCACCACCAAGATTTACAACAGGAGAACTTAAAGAAGGAGATGTAGATTTTTGCTATGGCAGCAGAGATGGTCTGCTTTGGCCAATTCTGAATAAATTATTCGATCTTGATCTTAAATTTGAAAATACTGCAGAAGCTGTTTTGCAAAGAAAAGAATTCTTGAATAGAGAAAAGATTGGTATTTGCGATGTTGTAGAAAGTAGTAGGAGAGATAAAATAGACGCATCAGATCTCGGAATGCAATATCCGGAACTTAGAGATATGATAAGTATTTTAAGAGAAAATAAAAATGTTGAAACCCTCTTATTTACAGGTGGAAATAGCAAGAACGGACCCGAATATTTCTTTAGAAGACATTTAAAAGATAGTTACCCAGATATTAAGTTAAAAATCATTTCTAAAGAAGTACCGAGAATTCATCAATTCTTGCTGGATGGAAGATTGATAAATACAGTTTCTTTAACCGCTCCTTCAGGTTCTGCAAATAGAGCAGTTGGCGGAATGGATCTTTATAAAAAGATGAAAAAGCAAAACCCTGAATTCAATACTATTGATTTCAGGGTTTTACAATATAAAGGGTACTTTTAA
- the trpD gene encoding anthranilate phosphoribosyltransferase, with the protein MKELLNRLINHETISKEEARKALVNISNGEYNESQIAAFLTVYMMRSITIEELEGFRDALLDLCLSVDLKAYNPIDLCGTGGDGKDTFNISTLSSFITAGAGVNVAKHGNYGVSSVSGSSNVMEYLGIKFSSNSEFLEKCIAEAGICVLHAPLFHPAMKNVAPIRKSLAVKTFFNMLGPMVNPAFPKNQLVGVFNLELARMYGYLYQNTDKNFTILHSLDGYDEISLTGATKVISNNSERMLEASDFGVSQLKANEIAGGGSIESSAIIFTNILKGKGTEAQNNVVCANAGMAIATSKDLSPKEGFELAKESLLTGKGLEALKKLQALSEHSKF; encoded by the coding sequence ATGAAAGAACTTTTAAACAGACTTATAAATCACGAAACCATTTCTAAAGAAGAAGCCAGAAAAGCTTTGGTGAACATCTCGAATGGAGAATACAACGAAAGTCAGATCGCTGCTTTTTTAACGGTGTATATGATGCGGAGTATCACTATAGAAGAATTGGAAGGCTTTAGAGATGCACTTTTAGACCTTTGTCTTTCGGTAGATCTTAAAGCATATAATCCTATTGACCTTTGCGGAACCGGTGGCGATGGAAAAGATACATTTAATATTTCTACGCTTTCATCCTTTATAACCGCTGGTGCCGGAGTGAATGTTGCAAAACATGGTAATTACGGAGTTTCTTCTGTAAGCGGAAGTTCTAATGTCATGGAATATTTAGGCATTAAATTCAGCAGCAACTCAGAATTCTTAGAAAAGTGTATTGCAGAAGCCGGAATTTGTGTTTTACACGCTCCTTTATTTCACCCGGCAATGAAAAATGTTGCGCCAATCAGAAAATCATTAGCCGTAAAAACATTCTTTAATATGCTAGGCCCTATGGTAAATCCTGCATTTCCGAAGAATCAATTGGTGGGAGTTTTCAATTTAGAATTAGCAAGAATGTACGGGTACCTATATCAGAACACCGATAAGAATTTTACCATCCTACACTCTTTAGATGGATATGACGAGATCTCGCTTACAGGAGCTACTAAAGTAATTTCAAATAATTCAGAAAGAATGTTAGAAGCATCAGATTTTGGGGTTTCTCAATTAAAAGCAAATGAAATTGCCGGTGGCGGTTCTATAGAAAGTTCAGCTATTATATTTACCAATATTTTGAAAGGTAAAGGGACTGAAGCTCAAAATAATGTGGTTTGTGCTAACGCAGGAATGGCCATTGCAACATCTAAAGATCTTTCTCCAAAAGAGGGATTTGAGCTTGCAAAAGAATCTTTATTAACCGGAAAAGGATTGGAAGCACTCAAAAAGCTTCAGGCTTTAAGTGAACATTCTAAGTTTTAA
- a CDS encoding phosphoribosylanthranilate isomerase has protein sequence MKLKVCGMRETENILDVSNLKPDYMGLIFYEKSPRFVENSIPELSSDIKRTGVFVNATLDFILKKAHDYKLKAIQLHGEESSVFCKELKSALNKEIEIIKVFSIKESLNFEELASYEGIVDFFLFDTKGKNKGGNGMVFNWNVLKEYPSQTPFFLSGGIGLEEIEEIRSLHTYFQKENKSELLYAVDVNSKFENSPGNKNAEQVFEFQKQLQQIK, from the coding sequence ATGAAACTCAAAGTGTGCGGAATGCGGGAAACCGAGAATATTCTTGACGTTTCAAATTTGAAACCCGATTATATGGGTTTGATATTTTATGAAAAATCACCAAGATTTGTAGAAAATTCAATCCCTGAATTGTCTTCAGACATTAAAAGAACAGGAGTTTTTGTAAATGCAACTTTAGATTTCATTCTTAAAAAAGCTCACGATTATAAACTAAAAGCGATTCAATTACACGGAGAAGAATCTTCAGTATTTTGTAAAGAATTAAAGTCGGCATTGAATAAAGAAATAGAAATAATAAAGGTGTTTTCCATAAAAGAAAGCTTAAATTTTGAAGAATTAGCATCTTATGAAGGCATTGTAGATTTCTTTTTATTTGATACAAAAGGAAAGAACAAAGGTGGCAACGGAATGGTTTTCAATTGGAATGTACTGAAAGAATATCCTTCTCAAACGCCATTTTTCTTAAGCGGCGGAATTGGGTTGGAAGAAATTGAAGAAATACGATCATTACATACTTATTTTCAGAAGGAGAATAAATCAGAATTGTTATACGCAGTAGATGTGAATAGCAAATTTGAAAATTCACCCGGAAATAAAAATGCTGAACAGGTATTTGAATTTCAAAAACAGCTTCAGCAAATAAAATAA
- the trpB gene encoding tryptophan synthase subunit beta, translating to MTYQANEKGYYGDFGGAYIPEMLYPNVEELRSRYLEIMKEESFQKEFKALLKDYVGRPTPLYFAERLSKKYKTKIYLKREDLCHTGAHKVNNTIGQILMAKRLGKNRIIAETGAGQHGVATATVCALMGIECIVYMGEVDIARQAPNVARMKMLGATVIPAKSGSKTLKDATNEAIRDWINNPVDTHYIIGSVVGPHPYPDMVARFQSVISEEIKVQLKEKEDREAPDYVVACVGGGSNAAGIYFHYLDNPEVGIIAVEAAGKGIYTGESAATSALGKEGIIHGSKTLLMQTDDGQITEPYSISAGLDYPGVGPMHANLFRTGRGEFISITDDDAMKAGIELAKLEGIIPAIETSHALAIFETRKFKEDDIVVVNLSGRGDKDLSTYIDYFNL from the coding sequence ATGACATATCAAGCTAACGAAAAAGGATATTACGGTGATTTTGGTGGTGCATACATCCCGGAAATGCTGTATCCAAACGTGGAAGAACTTAGATCTAGATATTTAGAGATCATGAAAGAAGAATCTTTTCAGAAAGAATTCAAAGCTTTGCTGAAAGATTATGTGGGTCGTCCTACTCCACTCTATTTCGCAGAGAGATTGAGTAAAAAATACAAGACAAAGATCTATCTAAAACGTGAAGATCTTTGTCATACCGGAGCTCACAAGGTTAATAATACCATTGGCCAGATCTTAATGGCAAAGAGATTGGGAAAAAATAGAATTATTGCAGAAACAGGCGCTGGTCAGCATGGTGTAGCAACTGCTACGGTTTGTGCGTTGATGGGAATTGAATGTATTGTGTATATGGGAGAAGTAGATATTGCTCGCCAAGCTCCTAATGTTGCCAGAATGAAGATGCTAGGCGCTACAGTAATTCCTGCAAAATCTGGAAGTAAAACACTGAAAGATGCTACCAATGAAGCGATACGAGATTGGATTAATAATCCGGTAGACACGCATTATATTATTGGTTCTGTAGTGGGACCTCATCCTTATCCGGATATGGTTGCACGGTTTCAGAGCGTGATCTCGGAAGAAATTAAAGTTCAGCTAAAAGAAAAAGAAGATAGAGAAGCTCCAGATTATGTAGTGGCGTGTGTTGGTGGTGGAAGTAATGCCGCAGGGATCTATTTTCATTATTTAGACAATCCGGAGGTTGGAATTATCGCCGTAGAAGCAGCAGGAAAAGGAATTTACACAGGAGAAAGTGCTGCAACCTCAGCTTTGGGAAAAGAAGGTATTATTCATGGAAGTAAAACTTTGTTGATGCAAACCGATGATGGACAGATCACAGAGCCATATTCAATTTCAGCTGGCTTAGATTATCCAGGAGTTGGCCCTATGCATGCTAATTTGTTCAGAACAGGAAGAGGTGAATTTATTTCTATTACCGATGATGATGCAATGAAAGCAGGAATTGAACTTGCTAAGTTAGAAGGAATTATTCCGGCTATAGAAACATCACACGCTTTAGCGATCTTTGAAACTCGAAAATTTAAAGAAGATGATATTGTTGTAGTGAATCTTTCGGGTAGAGGAGATAAAGATCTTAGTACTTATATAGATTATTTCAATTTATAG
- a CDS encoding 30S ribosomal protein THX, translated as MGRGDKKTKRGKIALGTHGKLRPKRKKFKVKPTTLADQDKRELQ; from the coding sequence ATGGGTAGAGGCGATAAGAAAACAAAACGTGGAAAAATTGCACTTGGAACTCACGGAAAATTGAGACCAAAAAGAAAAAAATTTAAAGTAAAACCTACTACGCTTGCAGATCAGGATAAAAGAGAACTTCAATAG
- the trpA gene encoding tryptophan synthase subunit alpha: MNRINQKLKEDKKLLSIYFSAGYPELEDSVQIIQDLEKSGVDFIEIGLPFSDPLADGPTIQESSTKALKNGMTTQKLFSQIKNIRSSVEIPLIIMGYFNPILQYGIEEFCKKCKEVGVDGLIIPDLPVDVYSEKYKSIFEKYGLINIFLITPQTSEERIRFIDSVSNGFIYMVSSASVTGSSKGFGEETTKYFERISKMNLENPQIVGFGISDHETFSQATKFAKGAIIGSAFIKHLDKNGTEHISDFVSSIIPLT, translated from the coding sequence ATGAATCGAATTAATCAAAAATTAAAAGAAGATAAAAAACTTCTATCTATATATTTTAGTGCAGGTTACCCAGAATTAGAAGATTCTGTTCAGATCATTCAAGATCTGGAGAAAAGCGGAGTAGATTTCATAGAGATCGGACTTCCTTTTAGTGATCCTTTAGCTGATGGGCCCACCATTCAAGAAAGCTCCACTAAAGCTTTAAAGAATGGAATGACCACTCAAAAACTTTTCAGTCAGATAAAAAACATTAGAAGTTCTGTTGAAATTCCATTGATCATCATGGGATATTTCAATCCGATCTTACAGTACGGGATTGAAGAATTCTGTAAAAAATGTAAAGAAGTTGGGGTTGATGGCTTAATAATTCCAGATCTTCCGGTAGATGTATATTCAGAAAAATATAAGTCGATTTTTGAAAAATACGGTCTAATTAATATTTTCTTGATTACTCCTCAAACTTCAGAAGAGCGAATTAGATTTATAGATTCTGTTTCTAACGGCTTTATTTATATGGTAAGTAGCGCGAGCGTTACCGGTTCTAGCAAAGGATTTGGTGAAGAAACCACCAAATATTTCGAAAGAATTTCAAAAATGAATTTAGAGAATCCACAAATAGTTGGATTTGGAATTAGCGATCATGAAACCTTTTCTCAAGCTACAAAATTTGCGAAAGGTGCAATTATTGGAAGCGCCTTTATAAAACATCTCGATAAGAATGGTACAGAGCATATTTCTGATTTTGTTTCTTCAATTATACCTTTAACCTAA
- a CDS encoding anthranilate synthase component II, with the protein MKKILVIDNYDSFVYNLVHYLEELDCEVTVLRNNELSLEDAEDYDKILLSPGPGIPDEAGLLKAIVEKYAPTKSILGVCLGQQAIGEVFGGSLINLDAVYHGIATKIKTCVDDEILFAGLDKEFLVGRYHSWVVAPNLPDCLIATSYDENGQVMSLRHRDFDVKGVQFHPESVLTPDGKKMIKNWVNS; encoded by the coding sequence ATGAAAAAAATATTGGTCATAGATAATTATGATTCTTTTGTGTACAATTTGGTGCATTATCTGGAAGAATTAGACTGCGAAGTAACCGTGCTTCGAAATAACGAATTAAGCTTGGAAGATGCTGAAGATTATGATAAGATCTTACTTTCTCCAGGTCCTGGAATTCCAGATGAAGCCGGTTTGCTAAAAGCTATTGTAGAAAAATATGCACCTACCAAAAGTATTTTGGGCGTTTGCCTTGGGCAACAAGCAATTGGTGAGGTATTTGGTGGTAGTTTAATCAATTTAGATGCTGTTTATCATGGTATTGCTACAAAGATCAAAACTTGTGTAGATGATGAGATCTTGTTTGCCGGTTTAGATAAAGAGTTCTTAGTAGGGAGATATCATTCTTGGGTAGTAGCGCCTAACCTGCCAGATTGTTTAATTGCAACTTCTTATGATGAGAACGGACAAGTAATGTCTTTACGCCACAGAGATTTTGATGTAAAAGGAGTACAATTTCATCCAGAATCGGTTTTAACGCCTGATGGAAAAAAGATGATCAAGAATTGGGTGAATAGTTAG
- a CDS encoding anthranilate synthase component I family protein: protein MFQLNTTYKKLLADTITPVSIYLKIRDKYPNSLLLESSDYHANDNSFSYICCNPIASIKVENNTISRTFPDGSTTSENIESNTNIPEVIQAFSQNFKAERSDFKFINNGLFGYIAYDGVQYFEDVNISKKKGNLEIPDIYYAVYQNIIAINHFKNEAYIFDHNYDTESNLEEIEQLLKVKNFATYNFTRQEDPTSNLTDDEFIENVKLGKKHCQRGDVFQLVLSRRFSQKFKGDEFNVYRALRNVNPSPYLFYFDYGNFKIFGSSPEAQLVVNNGQAEIHPIAGTFKRTGNDEQDAILAKELAADEKENAEHVMLVDLARNDLSRHSSGVKVEKYREVQFFSHVIHLVSKVTGVKNKDTATMQLVADTFPAGTLSGAPKHSAMTLIEKYENVNRSAYGGAIGFMDFNGNFNHAIIIRSFVSKNHQLHYQAGAGIVSESKEENELQEVYNKLGALSKALELAEEI, encoded by the coding sequence ATGTTTCAATTAAATACTACCTATAAAAAGTTACTTGCAGATACCATTACGCCAGTAAGCATCTATTTAAAGATTCGAGATAAATATCCTAATAGTCTCTTACTGGAAAGCAGCGATTATCACGCTAACGATAATAGCTTTTCCTATATCTGCTGTAACCCAATTGCATCCATAAAAGTAGAGAATAATACTATTTCTAGAACCTTTCCTGATGGCAGCACTACTTCGGAAAATATAGAATCCAACACAAATATTCCGGAAGTAATTCAAGCGTTCTCTCAAAATTTTAAGGCTGAAAGATCAGATTTCAAATTTATAAATAATGGACTTTTTGGATACATCGCTTATGACGGAGTTCAATATTTTGAAGATGTCAACATCAGCAAGAAAAAAGGGAATTTAGAGATACCTGATATTTATTACGCGGTTTATCAGAACATCATCGCCATCAATCACTTTAAGAACGAAGCTTACATTTTCGATCATAATTATGATACTGAAAGCAATCTAGAGGAGATCGAGCAATTGCTTAAAGTGAAGAATTTTGCAACCTATAATTTCACCAGACAAGAGGATCCAACTTCAAATCTTACCGATGATGAGTTTATCGAGAATGTGAAATTGGGTAAAAAGCATTGTCAGCGTGGAGATGTATTTCAATTAGTGCTTTCCAGAAGATTTTCTCAAAAATTTAAGGGCGATGAGTTCAACGTATATCGTGCGCTTAGAAATGTAAATCCTTCTCCTTACTTGTTTTATTTTGACTATGGGAATTTCAAGATCTTCGGAAGTTCTCCAGAAGCGCAATTAGTGGTAAATAATGGTCAGGCAGAAATTCATCCAATTGCAGGAACTTTTAAAAGAACCGGAAATGATGAGCAAGATGCTATTTTAGCTAAAGAGTTGGCCGCAGATGAAAAAGAAAATGCAGAGCATGTAATGTTGGTAGATCTTGCCAGAAACGATCTTAGTCGCCATAGCAGCGGGGTAAAAGTGGAAAAATATAGAGAAGTTCAGTTCTTTTCCCACGTCATTCATTTGGTGAGCAAAGTTACCGGTGTTAAAAATAAGGATACCGCAACTATGCAGTTGGTGGCAGACACCTTTCCTGCAGGAACTTTGAGTGGTGCCCCAAAACACAGCGCCATGACACTTATAGAAAAGTATGAAAATGTAAATAGAAGTGCCTACGGTGGTGCCATTGGGTTTATGGATTTCAACGGAAATTTCAACCATGCCATAATCATCAGATCCTTCGTGAGTAAAAATCATCAACTTCATTATCAGGCTGGCGCGGGAATCGTGTCAGAATCTAAAGAAGAAAATGAATTGCAAGAAGTTTATAACAAATTAGGCGCATTGTCTAAAGCATTAGAATTAGCAGAAGAAATATAA
- the trpC gene encoding indole-3-glycerol phosphate synthase TrpC codes for MNILDKIIADKRQEVALKKQLITSSQLTKYPLFNRNTSSLATALKNSKSGIIAEHKRRSPSKSVINQDLNVQDVARGYEKAGVCGMSVLTDSKYFGGSLDDLILARASVKMPLLRKEFIIDEYQIFEAKAHGADVILLIAAILSRDEIKNLSELAKSLELDVLLEVHNLEELEKSIMPSLDMLGVNNRNLKTFEVSTDISKSLSEKIPSDFVKVSESGISSVEAIQDLKNYGYQGFLIGENFMKTNDPGEAATSFINTLNQ; via the coding sequence ATGAATATTTTAGATAAAATCATAGCAGATAAAAGACAAGAAGTAGCTTTAAAAAAGCAACTTATCACTTCAAGTCAACTCACAAAATATCCGCTATTCAATAGAAATACCAGTTCTCTTGCAACCGCTTTAAAGAACAGCAAATCTGGGATTATTGCAGAGCATAAAAGAAGATCCCCTTCAAAATCTGTCATCAATCAAGATCTGAATGTGCAGGATGTTGCAAGAGGCTATGAAAAAGCAGGGGTTTGCGGAATGTCTGTTTTAACCGATTCAAAATACTTTGGAGGCTCATTAGACGATTTGATCTTAGCTAGAGCATCGGTTAAAATGCCTCTTTTAAGAAAAGAGTTTATCATAGATGAATATCAAATCTTCGAAGCAAAAGCTCATGGTGCAGATGTAATTTTGTTGATCGCTGCCATATTATCTCGAGATGAGATCAAAAACCTTTCAGAATTGGCCAAGAGTTTAGAATTGGACGTATTGTTAGAAGTTCATAATTTAGAAGAGTTAGAGAAATCTATCATGCCGAGCTTAGATATGTTGGGTGTGAATAATAGAAACCTTAAAACTTTTGAGGTAAGCACCGATATCAGCAAAAGTCTGTCAGAAAAAATTCCATCAGATTTTGTAAAGGTTTCGGAAAGCGGAATTAGTTCTGTAGAAGCTATTCAAGATCTAAAAAATTATGGATATCAAGGTTTTCTAATAGGCGAGAATTTTATGAAAACAAACGATCCAGGCGAAGCCGCAACAAGTTTTATCAATACTCTAAATCAATAA
- a CDS encoding YceI family protein: protein MKKNLLKGALASVIVLSTVAFTSIKKQIDVKSSTVVWTGKKVTGEHSGTLQFKEGHLMVEDGKLVGGEFTIDMTSLKNTDLEGESKQKLEGHLKSEDFFGIENYPTSKLVFTSVASKGNGMYGVVGNLTIKNETHPITFDLKYSEDAASTTLSIDRSKYDVRYGSGSFFDNLGDKTIYDNFDLDVDLKF from the coding sequence ATGAAAAAGAATTTATTAAAAGGAGCTTTAGCTTCAGTAATCGTATTAAGTACCGTTGCTTTTACCAGCATTAAAAAACAAATCGATGTAAAATCTAGTACTGTAGTTTGGACAGGAAAGAAAGTTACTGGTGAGCATAGCGGAACTCTTCAATTTAAAGAGGGACATCTTATGGTTGAAGATGGAAAACTTGTGGGTGGTGAATTCACTATCGATATGACCTCCCTAAAAAATACCGACCTTGAAGGAGAAAGCAAACAAAAATTAGAAGGGCATTTAAAATCTGAAGATTTTTTCGGAATTGAAAATTACCCAACTTCTAAATTAGTTTTTACTAGCGTTGCTTCAAAAGGAAATGGAATGTATGGAGTTGTTGGAAATCTTACCATCAAAAATGAAACACACCCAATAACTTTCGATCTTAAATATTCTGAAGATGCTGCATCTACTACCCTATCTATAGATAGATCTAAATATGATGTGCGTTATGGTTCTGGAAGTTTCTTTGATAATTTAGGAGATAAAACCATCTATGATAATTTTGATCTTGATGTAGATCTTAAATTCTAA